Genomic window (Nicotiana sylvestris chromosome 7, ASM39365v2, whole genome shotgun sequence):
GGACAAACTTGGTTCAACAAAAATACTAGGTCTAGGTCTTAGTGTTCATACCAGTCCTTGAAAACTGAGAGGAGAGTAATGACCACCGTGGGCTGATATATAATTCAAGTTTCCCTGTGAGAGCGGGAAATTAAAGGGAACATAATCAAATGCGGTCGTTCATACTTGTAAAAGGTTAACCAACAATTTAGTTCACTTCAAATATCTTTTCGCCATCAAGTTCCTAATAATTAGTTTCCTTACCAGAACTCTGTGTGAGGCTTGATGATTGCTGTAATAGTTATCTCGTAGCATAGAAAACGAACTCAACCGTCCCTGAAAAAATACCACATTATCAAACGAGCTCAGTTAAGCAAATAAATTTTGTGGACAAGTGCTTCAAAGCTTGAATGCAGAAAGAGGATGCAGCACCAATCCATGAATGCTATGATGAGCATAGTGTCCGTCAATTGTTGCCACTCTGGAGCCTGGATCCTGAAATCATAGAAAGAAAGATCAAAAGAGCTTAAACGCTTGTAAATTATTGTCTACAAGGGATATCTCATACCATTCCTTGTACGTGCCTCTGAGCAAGGAAAGCATCTTCATTAGTTGGCATTTTTGAGTTTGATTGATCCTAAAAAGAAGGAAACAGAATAAATATATGTAACCGAGCTTTCAACGTATGTTGGAAAGATTAGAAGCCAAAAGATATACCATCTGCAGGCTGTTATCTTGGATCCTAGTAGATAGCACTTCACTGTTATATTGCACCTACAGCACTTCCACTATTAAAAAGACTCTTTTGCCACTATTACTGGATCTTTCCTAAATAAGAACTCATACTACCTTGCGCTTTTTCTGTACTTTCTTTCTCTTTGATGACTTTGCCATGCTGCCACCTTGAATCTCTTCATCAATGTTAGGGTTGCACTGAGAAGAAGAAATGTTAGAGACTAATGCACTCTTCACAGAGTTGTTTACATTGATACAATCTTGCATTGCAGCTTGGATTGCGAAGACAGCTGATTCATAGGTTTCCTGGGATAAAGATCCAACTTCGCCAAATTTGGCAGATAGTTTGCAAAGATCATTGAGACGTTGGATCCTGTAACAAGGGGTGCTTGAAATCCTACATGCTCTACCTTTAATTTTTGCCTCTCGTGTCCATCGCTTTAATATGTACACCAGAGGGATATTGGGGACACCATTTACTTGAAGAACTGTAATTGCATGTCTACAAAGAATACCTATATACTCAAAGGAACGGCATGAACAAACAATGTAAGATTCTCTTCCTCTCCAGGATACCATAAAACTCTGGTTTTTATCACGATCCTTAACTCTATACAACTTCTCAGTTCCTTCTTCACCATCATTCAGGACAGTGCAAGCAGCAACGCCAACAACCTCAGCTTGAAATTTCATGAATAGTGAGTTTGTATAGACAGTAGACATTTGTTTCTCATAAGGAGAAAGAGTCTTTATGGTAGGTGGTCTGTGACGCGTTTCAATATCAGTTTTTGCTTCCTCTTCATACTTGTCATGCACGAATAGCTTGTACCCATCATTGAACTCTTTGAATGTAGTATCAGAGGAAATATACCTTTCGAAGGAGGAGGATACACTTTCAGACCGCTCAACAGTAGAGAGTGCAGCCAAGAAAGTATTCCTCATGTACACTGGAACCCATTTTGTTCGATTTTCAAACAATGATCGAATCAAGTCATCATCCCTCAGCTTGAATGTATCAACCATTTCCCACCATCTTCTTTCAAATTCTTCTTCTTTAAGTGGCAACCACATGCATTTCTTCAACTTGTTTACAAAATCTTCGATCTTACTTATCTTATTACCTAGATCTTGAGAAACTTTCTCCATTACATGCGACAAACAAAAACAATGCCGTGCCTCAGGGAAGACCTGCTCTACTGCTTCTTTCACGGAAGTGTCATCATCAGTAATAACTACTCTAGGACTCTGGCCACCTACAGCTCTAAGCCAAGTGCGCAATAACCAAGCAAAAGTTGATGATGTTTCATCCCCAACCAAGGCACATCCGAGCAACAAAAATTGGAAATGATGATTGACCCCAACTATAGGTATAAATGGGACTTTATATTTGTTTCTGATGTAATAGGTGTCCaaataaattacatcacaaaaaTGGCCATAATCATTTCTGCATTTTGCGTCAACCCAGAATACGTTCCTCATACGTTTTTCTTTGTCAAAGTCTATAGCATAATAAGAATTTGGACTCTCAGCTTGCATAAGAGCTAAAGTGTCAAGCAACACTTCCACATCCCCCTCATTTAATGCAAGCTGCAATCCTTTTTTCTGGTAAACTACATTGgcagattgcttgctccttc
Coding sequences:
- the LOC104219398 gene encoding protein FAR1-RELATED SEQUENCE 2-like isoform X2 gives rise to the protein MEIDLELPSGVDTLDVYMGKNAIDDSSQNHAGVEYVKENVDESGDAIGMDVLDVDIIDKGIANNEPQKDMEFETKEAAYSFYKEYARLLGFGITIKASRRSKKSGKFIDVKIACSRFGAKRESGSFRSCPKTDCKASVHVKRRQDGKWYIYSFVKEHNHEICSDDFYCSVRGRSKQSANVVYQKKGLQLALNEGDVEVLLDTLALMQAESPNSYYAIDFDKEKRMRNVFWVDAKCRNDYGHFCDVIYLDTYYIRNKYKVPFIPIVGVNHHFQFLLLGCALVGDETSSTFAWLLRTWLRAVGGQSPRVVITDDDTSVKEAVEQVFPEARHCFCLSHVMEKVSQDLGNKISKIEDFVNKLKKCMWLPLKEEEFERRWWEMVDTFKLRDDDLIRSLFENRTKWVPVYMRNTFLAALSTVERSESVSSSFERYISSDTTFKEFNDGYKLFVHDKYEEEAKTDIETRHRPPTIKTLSPYEKQMSTVYTNSLFMKFQAEVVGVAACTVLNDGEEGTEKLYRVKDRDKNQSFMVSWRGRESYIVCSCRSFEYIGILCRHAITVLQVNGVPNIPLVYILKRWTREAKIKGRACRISSTPCYRIQRLNDLCKLSAKFGEVGSLSQETYESAVFAIQAAMQDCINVNNSVKSALVSNISSSQCNPNIDEEIQGGSMAKSSKRKKVQKKRKVQYNSEVLSTRIQDNSLQMDQSNSKMPTNEDAFLAQRHVQGMDPGSRVATIDGHYAHHSIHGLGRLSSFSMLRDNYYSNHQASHRVLGNLNYISAHGGHYSPLSFQGLGQLSFKAPLLHTSFDIQGNSSDMDNPTSVTGKHLQD
- the LOC104219398 gene encoding protein FAR1-RELATED SEQUENCE 2-like isoform X3, whose amino-acid sequence is MEIDLELPSGVDTLDVYMGKNAIDDSSQNHAGVEYVKENVDESGDAIGMDVLDVDIIDKGIANNEPQKDMEFETKEAAYSFYKEYARLLGFGITIKASRRSKKSGKFIDVKIACSRFGAKRESGSFRSCPKTDCKASVHVKRRQDGKWYIYSFVKEHNHEICSDDFYCSVRGRSKQSANVVYQKKGLQLALNEGDVEVLLDTLALMQAESPNSYYAIDFDKEKRMRNVFWVDAKCRNDYGHFCDVIYLDTYYIRNKYKVPFIPIVGVNHHFQFLLLGCALVGDETSSTFAWLLRTWLRAVGGQSPRVVITDDDTSVKEAVEQVFPEARHCFCLSHVMEKVSQDLGNKISKIEDFVNKLKKCMWLPLKEEEFERRWWEMVDTFKLRDDDLIRSLFENRTKWVPVYMRNTFLAALSTVERSESVSSSFERYISSDTTFKEFNDGYKLFVHDKYEEEAKTDIETRHRPPTIKTLSPYEKQMSTVYTNSLFMKFQAEVVGVAACTVLNDGEEGTEKLYRVKDRDKNQSFMVSWRGRESYIVCSCRSFEYIGILCRHAITVLQVNGVPNIPLVYILKRWTREAKIKGRACRISSTPCYRIQRLNDLCKLSAKFGEVGSLSQETYESAVFAIQAAMQDCINVNNSVKSALVSNISSSQCNPNIDEEIQGGSMAKSSKRKKVQKKRKVQYNSEVLSTRIQDNSLQMDQSNSKMPTNEDAFLAQRHVQGMDPGSRVATIDGHYAHHSIHGLGRLSSFSMLRDNYYSNHQASHRVLGNLNYISAHGGHYSPLSFQGL
- the LOC104219398 gene encoding protein FAR1-RELATED SEQUENCE 2-like isoform X1, which encodes MEIDLELPSGVDTLDVYMGKNAIDDSSQNHAGVEYVKENVDESGDAIGMDVLDVDIIDKGIANNEPQKDMEFETKEAAYSFYKEYARLLGFGITIKASRRSKKSGKFIDVKIACSRFGAKRESGSFRSCPKTDCKASVHVKRRQDGKWYIYSFVKEHNHEICSDDFYCSVRGRSKQSANVVYQKKGLQLALNEGDVEVLLDTLALMQAESPNSYYAIDFDKEKRMRNVFWVDAKCRNDYGHFCDVIYLDTYYIRNKYKVPFIPIVGVNHHFQFLLLGCALVGDETSSTFAWLLRTWLRAVGGQSPRVVITDDDTSVKEAVEQVFPEARHCFCLSHVMEKVSQDLGNKISKIEDFVNKLKKCMWLPLKEEEFERRWWEMVDTFKLRDDDLIRSLFENRTKWVPVYMRNTFLAALSTVERSESVSSSFERYISSDTTFKEFNDGYKLFVHDKYEEEAKTDIETRHRPPTIKTLSPYEKQMSTVYTNSLFMKFQAEVVGVAACTVLNDGEEGTEKLYRVKDRDKNQSFMVSWRGRESYIVCSCRSFEYIGILCRHAITVLQVNGVPNIPLVYILKRWTREAKIKGRACRISSTPCYRIQRLNDLCKLSAKFGEVGSLSQETYESAVFAIQAAMQDCINVNNSVKSALVSNISSSQCNPNIDEEIQGGSMAKSSKRKKVQKKRKVQYNSEVLSTRIQDNSLQMDQSNSKMPTNEDAFLAQRHVQGMDPGSRVATIDGHYAHHSIHGLGRLSSFSMLRDNYYSNHQASHRVLGNLNYISAHGGHYSPLSFQGLLQGQLSFKAPLLHTSFDIQGNSSDMDNPTSVTGKHLQD